Within the Ignavibacteriota bacterium genome, the region AAACGCTATTGCGTGATGCTGAAGATGAGGGGGAACAGGAGTTACGGGAATTTATTTCAGACAAACTGCCGAACGTGAAGGGAATTATCCCGATCGTGCGGCGGGGAAACGCGGCGAAAGAGATTGTTCATTATGCAACGGATGAAGAGTTCGATGTCATCATTATGGCGACACACGGTCGGACCGGATTCGCACACATATTGATGGGGAGTATTGCGGAAAGCGTTGTCCGGTATTCAAGCGTTCCCGTCCTGACAGTGAAGCCGGAGGAAATGCAAAGCGGATACGTTGATGAGTATGATGTGGAAGAACAACTTCATATGAATCATTATCAATAAGGAACAAAGAGTGTTTAAGGTAAAACAAAACATATTATTCATGAATAATACACAAGGAGAAAGAATGAAAAATCTCATTCTGACGGTTGTTGTGCTTGCGTGTGTTGCAATGTTTGTCACACCGGGTATAGCAGCCGATAACAAATATGTAGGTGTAAAACAATGTTCGATGTGCCACAAAGCGGACAAATCCGGAAATCAGTTCGGTGTATGGCAGAAATCGAAACATGCGGAAGCCTACAAAGTGTTGACTTCGGATGCGGCAAACGAGATTGCAAAGAAAAAGGGATTGAAGAAGCCGGCGGCTGAATCACCCGAGTGTCTCGAATGTCATACCGTAACAGCAGATGCGAAATTGCTTGATAAAGGATTCGATGCCAAAGAAGGCGTACAGTGCGAAAAATGCCATGGTGCAGGTTCGGCGTACAAAGCGATGGCAACGATGAAAGACCATGCAAAAGCAGTTGCAGCCGGAATGACAGACTTCAAAGACGACAAAGCGATTGAAGCATTTTGCAAAACATGCCACAACGACAAAAGCCCGACGTTCAAAGAATTTAAGTTCGCTGAAATGTGGGCGAAGATTAAACACGACGTACCTAAAGCAAAGTAAATCAGAATCAATGCCTGTCCGCTATCATGAACATGGTGGATAGCGGACAGGTTCTTTATGATATGAAAATCAAAAATCTTGTTACCCTCGGATGGTTCCTCATCCTCCTTATCAGTACACACCATGTTCTTTTCAGCCAGACACGTGAAGATTGTTTAACCTGCCACAGCGACCAATCTCTTTCCAAAGAGTCGGAGGGTAAGCAGGTTTCATTATATGTAGATGAAAATGTTCTCAATCATTCACCCCACAAAAAACTTGTCTGCGTTGCGTGTCATACGAAATTCGACCCGAATAATGTTCCGCACAAAGAAAAAATTACAGAAATAAATTGCTTAACCTGCCATCAGTCAGCGCCGGTGAAACATCCGTTTCATCCGCAGTTGGCGGAGGCAATCAAAAATAAACAAACTCCGAATGTCGGGTGTAAAGATTGCCATGGAACGCACAATGTCGTTTCTCCGAACGTCCCCGACTCGAAATTTTCCAAAACGAAGTTGACCGAATCGTGCGGCGAGTGTCATTCCGATGTTCAAGAACATTTTGCAGAGTCCGCGCACGGGAAAGCGGCGGCGGCAGGAGTGACGGGCGCACCCAATTGCATTCGTTGTCATCAAAACAATATCATCGGAGTGAACGGCGAACGGGATTCCATAGAGTTCAAAATAGCACAAGAGAAACTCTGTCTCTCCTGTCATCTAGATGATGCGAATGTTCGGTCGAACACTTCTCCTTCCGCCGGATTTATTGCGGCGTATGAACAGAGTGTCCACGGCGCCGCTCTGCAACGCGGAAACGCGAAGGCCGCAACCTGTATTGATTGCCACGGAAGTCATGACATGAAAGTCGGACTTGACCCGTCGGCGACTGTGAACAAGATGCACTTAGCCGAGACGTGTTCAAAATGTCATGGTGATGTGGCAAAAGCATTTGGAGAAAGCGTTCATGGAATGGCGTTGCTCAAAGGAGTGGAGGATGCGCCGGCATGTACGAACTGTCACGGCGAACATAATATTCTAAAACACACAGACCCGAATTCTCCCGTTGCGATAAAAAATCTTTCTCAACAAGTTTGTTCGCCTTGTCATAGTTCATTGAAATTATCTGCCAAGTATGGACTTTCGAACGACCGGTTTACAACGTTTTCCGATAGTTATCATGGACTTGCATTACAAGGTGGTTCGGTTGGAGTTGCAAACTGTGCAAGTTGTCATGGCTCGCACAACATCAAACCATCAAGCGATTCAACATCTACCATTTACAAAGCCAACCTTGCAACGACGTGTGGTAAGTGTCACCCGGGAGCGAACGAACGGTTTGCTGTCGGTTCGGTTCATGTAACCGAAGCAAAGGCGGATGAGCCGATATTATACTGGATTGCAACAGGGTACCTTATTCTGATTTTCACAACCATCGGCGGAATGTTCATCCACAACGGACTCGACTTCGTGAAGAAATCAAAACGGAAACTGATGATTCGACGCGGCTTGATTGAAGAAGAACATCACGGGCACGCACTCTATCTTCGGATGACGGAGAATGAAAGACTTCAGCACGTAGCGTTAGTGATGAGTTTTTTCCTGCTTGTCATTACAGGGTTCATGTTGCGGTTCCCGGACGCGTGGTGGGTACAGGCAATCAGAAGTATTAGCGATGATGTATTTGCCGCGCGAAGTTGGATTCATCGTATCGCCGCGGTGATTATGACCGTGGCGAGTTTGTATCATCTCTATTATATCTCGTTCACGCAACGAGGTCGTCAGTTGGTGAAAGATTTGTTCCCGAAATTGCAGGATGCAACGGAAGCAATCGGAATCATGAAATACAATCTCGGACTTTCCCCGACGAAACCGAAACTCGGTCGTTTCAGTTACATCGAAAAAGCGGAATACTGGGCGTTGATTTGGGGAACGATTGTCATGGCAGTCACGGGTTTCATCATGTGGTTTGATAATACATTCATCGGTATCTTCACAAAACTCGGTTATGATATTTCCCGAACCATTCATTACTATGAAGCATGGCTTGCAACACTGGCAATTATCGTCTGGCATTTTTACTTTGTGATATTTAATCCCGATACGTATCCCATCAACCTTGCATTCTGGAAAGGAACGTTGACCGAAACGGAAATGCTCGAAGAGCATCCCCGCGAACTGGAAGAAATCAAACGGAAGCAAATGCTTGATGAACTTGTAGAGAATGAAGGGAACGGAAAGGGAGAAGCGGGAAACAGTAAGACAATCAAACAAAAAGAAGAAGGAACAGTGCATGGATAAACCTACACAGTTCTTCTTCAAATCAATCCTGTTTGTTCTTTTCTTTGTTCTGTTCTTTATCGGTAAAACCGTTGCGCAGGAAAATTCAGAATGCCTGACATGCCACGAGGATAAATCCGCGACAGGCACACGCAAGGGGAAAACAATTTCTGTTTTTGTTGATGAGAGAAAACTTTCTCACTCTGTTCATCAATCGCTTTCGTGTGTTGCCTGCCATAGTGATGTGGAAGGAAAAGAATTACCGCACGAAGATGATTTGAAAGCGGTGAACTGCGGAAACTGTCACTCCGATGAACAAACTCAACATGCAAAATCATTACACGGCAAAGCGATTCAACGAGGGGACGCTCTTGCACCGAAATGTTCAGACTGCCATGGCAACCATGAAATTCTTTCCGCATCGAACAGCAATTCTCCGACATCGCCCCTGAAGATACCGTTCACGTGCGGCAAGTGCCATCAGGAGGGAACGAAAGTTCAGCAACAGCGGGAGATTCATCAGGACCATATCATCGAAAATTTTTCCGAGAGTATCCATGGCGAAGGATTGCTCAGGAAAGGGTTAATCGTCGCGCCGAACTGCGCATCCTGTCATACTTCTCATTCGATTCTCCCCCATACGGATAACAACTCCTCTATCTCGCGAAATAAAATTGCCAACACCTGCACGAAGTGCCACGCGCAGATTGAGCAGGTTCACCGGAAAATAATCAAAGGAGAATTGTGGGAGAAGCAAGCGCATGTTCTGCCCGCCTGCGTTGATTGTCACCAACCGCACAAAGTACGGAAAGTATTCTACTCGCAAGGGATGGCAGACAGCGATTGTATGCGGTGCCACGATAAGCAGGATGTGAAGTCCACGAAGGATGGTCGCTCGCTGTATGTAGATTTCACGCATGTGAAGCAATCGAAACACGCGAAAGTGTCATGCAGTCAATGTCACTCGGAAGTGAATGCTTCGAGCGTGCGTCCGTGCGAAACGATTACACAGAAAGTTGATTGTGCATCGTGTCATGCGGAAGTCGGGACGCAATATCAAAAAAGTATGCACGGGCAACTGACTGCAAAGAACGATCCGAACGGACCGACATGTAAAGAGTGTCACGGCGAACATACAGTCAAAGGAAAAACGGACCCGACCTCTCCCATCTTCGCGACCAATATTCCGAATCTTTGCGCTGAGTGTCATCGTGAAGGAGAGAAGGCAACGCGAAAGTACAAGGGAAGTCAACACGAAATTATCGAGCATTACACGGAAAGCATTCACGGCAAGGGATTAATGAAGAGCGGGTTGACCGTAACGGCGACCTGTACGAATTGTCACACGGCGCATAACGTGTTGCCGAAGAGCGATTCCGCATCGAGTGTGAACCCGGATAATTTGCCAAAGACGTGCGGCAATTGTCACCATGGAATTCAGGAACAGTTTGAAAAAAGTGTTCATGCTCAAAAGATTTCGGATAACGGTAAACGGAAACCTGTTTGCAACGATTGCCATACGGCTCACACTATCAAGCGAGCAGATGAGCAAGGATTCAAATTGGAAATTATGCAACAGTGCGGGCGATGCCATGAAGAGATTACCGAAACGTATTTCGACACGTACCACGGAAAAGTTTCTCAACTTGGTTATACAAAGACGGCGAAGTGTTATGATTGTCATGGTGCGCACGACATCTTGCCGGTAACTGACCCAAAGTCGCATTTGAGCCATGATAATGTTGTCGGGACTTGCCAGAAGTGCCATGAAGGAGCGAACAGAAGATTTGCCGGATACCTGACACACGCAACGCACCACGACCCGGAGAAATATCCGCTCCTGTTCTGGACGTTCTGGGGAATGACTTCACTGTTGATTGGAACATTCGTGTTTGGCGGCATTCACACATTGCTCTGGTTGCCGCGAGCGTTACAAATGAAACGGGAGATGAGACAAAAAGCAATGATGAAAGAGAAAGAACAAACGGAACAATTAGATTCTACTACGAAGAAGGAAGGAGAGAACAATGGCTAACGGAAATGGAAAACAGTTTCTCCGTTTCATCCGTCTTAATCGTGTTCTCCACATCGTCATGATTGTGAGTTTTATGAGTCTTGCACTGACCGGAATGACGTTGAAGTTTTCTTATACAACGTGGGCGGTGATTCTCGCTCATTTGTTTGGCGGGTTTGAATCGGCGGGGTACGTGCATCGGTTAGCGGCGGTGTTCATGTTCGGAATTTTTGTTGCGCACATTGTTGAATTGTTCAAGATGAAAAAGCGGGAAGATAAAACGTGGCGCAAACTTATATTTGGTCCCGACTCAATGATGTTCAACCGGAATGATTTAAAGGAGTTCATCGGCTCCATCAAATGGTTTCTTGGAAAAGGTCCTCGACCGAAATTCGGACGATGGACGTATTGGGAAAAGTTCGATTACTTTGCTGTGTTCTGGGGAATATTTGTCATCGGTTCAACCGGGCTGACACTCTGGTTCCCTGAAATCTTTACGCTCGTTCTCCCCGGGTATTTTCTGAATATTGCAACCATCATTCATAGTGATGAAGCGTTGCTGGCAGTCGGATTTATTTTCACCGTGCATTTCTTCAACACGCATCTCCGTCCCGAAAAATTTCCGATGGACTTGGTTGTGTTTACCGGAAGAATGGACCTGGAAGAATTCAAACATGACAAGCCGGCTGAGTACGAAGCATTAGTCAAGAGTGGTGAGTTGGAAAATTATTTAGTCGAACCGTATCAGCCAATCGTTATCAAGGCTGTTCGCGTGTTTGGTTATACAGCATTGACGGTCGGATTCAGTATCGTCATCTGGATTATTTACGCTATGCTATTTGCATATAGGTGAGTGGGTAGTTGTGAGTGGTGAGTAATCAGTAAAAAAATATCAACTCACCACTCACGAATCACTAATGACCAATGACCAATGACGAATAACAAATAACAAGTTGCAAAAACAAAAGATGTACAATTCAATAGTATTAGTAAAGCAAGTTCCTGACACGACGAATATCTCCGGTCAGGTGATGAAGGAAGATGGCACGGTAAACCGTGCGAAACTTCCGGCTATCTTTAACTTTGAAGATAAAGTTGCTCTGGAATTTGCGCTGCAGATTAAAGATAAATTTGGCGGCAAAGTTACGGCGATAACAATGGGACCACCGCGTGCTTCCGATGTTCTGCGCGAATGTTTGTACATGGGCGCGGATGAAGCGTATCTCATCACCGATAGAAAATTTGCCGGAGCGGATACCCTTGCAACATCGTACGTATTGAGTGAAGCAATCAAGAAAATCGGGAATTATGATTTTGTCTTTGCCGGTCGGCAGGCAATTGATGGAGATACCGCTCAGGTCGGACCACAGACGGCGGAGAAGTTAAACATTCCGCAAATTACTTACGCGGAAGAAATACTTGATGTAAAAAACCGGAAGGCGCGTATTAGACGAAAGATTGAAGGCGGATATGAAATTCTCGAATGTACATTGCCGGTGCTTGTCACGGTCATTAAAGATGCGGCAGAACCGAGACCGTTCAGTGCAAAGCGCGTGATGGCATACAAGGGGGCGAAGACACTACTCGAGTTGGAAAAATTAGCAGAAGGAAATTCGTTGTTGTACAGCGACCAACTTGTTCATGAATACAAACTGCGTTCACTGTTCCTCCCGACCCTGACAACGGACGATTTGAATGTGGATGTTGAACGATGCGGTGTCAAAGGTTCGCCGACAAAAGTGTATAGCATTGAGTCGGTGGTGCTTGCAGGCGGCGACCATGTGCGAATCGAAAATACAAAAATCGGGATGAACATGCTGATTGATAAATTGATGGAAGACCATATTTTCGGATGATAAGATGAAGAAGAATGAAGTTTGGGTGTTTATAGAACAGCACAACGGAAAGCCCGCTGATGTGAGTCTCGAGTTGTTGAGCAAGGGACGAAAACTTGCCGACACCATGAAGGGATTACTCAAGTCGGTTGTTATCGGGAATGATGTGAAGAGTATCGCTATTGAGTCGTTCAAGTTTGGCGTAGATGATGCAATGCTTATTGATCATCCTGAGTTGAAGCATTACCGGACGATGCCATACAATAGAATATTGAACGAACTTGTCGAACAGCATCAACCGAGAGTTGTGTTGTTCGGCGCGACTATCATCGGTCGGGATTTGGCGCCGAGAGTTGCATCGCACACGCGAAGCGGACTGACTGCCGATTGTACAGAGTTGAAGATTTCCGAAGTAGAATATCTTGGAAAGAAATTTAATGACTTGTTGTTGCAGATTCGCCCGGCGTTTGGCGGCAACATCATCGCAACGATTATCACGCCGGATGTTCACGTTCAGATGGCGACGGTGCGTGAGGGCGTGATGGAAATGCACGCGGTTGAAAAACCGAAGCCGGTGAAGATTACTGAAATTCCCTACGTGCCGAATGAGATTGATAATCTCATAACCTTAGTCGAACAGCATCGCGAAGAAAGCAAAGTGAATTTGAAAGCCGCTCCGATTATTGTTGCCGGAGGATACGGACTCGGGACGAAAGAGAATTTTAAACATGTGGTAAATCTTGCACACACAATCGGAGGCGAAGTTGCCGGAAGCCGGGCCGCCGTGGATGCAGGATTCATTCCGCACGAACGGCAGGTAGGACAGACCGGTGTCACCGTGCGACCAAAGTTATATTTTGCTATCGGAATTTCCGGTGCGATTCAACACCGTGCAGGAATGTCGGAGGCAAAAAAAATTGTCGCCATCAACACCGACCCGGACGCGCCGATTTTTGAAGTCAGCCATTACGGAATTGTCGGAGATGCGATGGATGTCATCCCGAAATTTATCGAAGCATACAAAAGCAGATTGAAGTAAGTCTATGCCGAATTTTTTTACAGAGAATCCTGACATTCAGTTTCACTTCAACAAGTTTGAATTGAAAGAAATCGTTTCGCTCACGGAAGACAACTACGAGCAATCAAAGCAATTCAATTATGCCCCAATCAATTATGAAGATGCGATGGAAAATTATCGCAAGGTGCTTGAAGTGGTGGGGGACATTGCCGGGAATTATATCGCGCCGCGTGCCGCCGATGTTGACAACGATGGTGCGTCCTTCAACGATGGAAAAGTAGCGTATGCTACCGGCACACAGAAAAATCTTCAGGAACTTTCTCAGGCGGATTTGATGGGAATGATTTTACCGCGCACGTATGGCGGTTTGAATTTTCCCTTCTCAATTTATATGATGGCGGTGGAAATGGTTTCCCGCGCCGATGCCTCGCTGATGAACATTTTTGGTTTGCAGGATATCGGTGACACAATCCGGAAGTTCGGAAACGAAGACCAGCGGATGGAATTCCTCCCGCGCATCAGTTCCGGTGAACACACCGGTGCAATGGCATTGACGGAACCCGATGCAGGTTCGGATTTGCAAGCAGTGAAACTGACTGCCTATCAAAACGAACAGGGAAAATGGTTTCTGCGCGGTGTGAAGCGATTCATCACCAACGGCAATGCGCAAGTGCTTCTTGTCCTCGCTCGTTCGGAAGCAGGAACGAAAGATGGACGCGGCTTGAGCATGTTTGTTTGCTACGGCGATGAAACTGTGGTTGTGCGACGCATTGAACATAAACTCGGTATTCACGGCTCGCCGACATGTGAACTTCAGTTCAACGATACTCCCGCGCAATTAGTTGGTAGTCGGAAGTTCGGATTGATTAAATATGTTTTGGATTTAATGTACCGCGCACGTATGGGAGTTTCATCACAAGCATTGGGAATTTCCCAAGCCGCGTATGAGGAAGCAGTGAAGTACGCGAAAGAACGGAAACAATTCGGCAAGGCAATTTACAACATTCCGGTCATCTCAAACATGTTGATTGATATGAAGGTGATGCTTGAAAGTAATCGCTCTCTTCTTTATAGCACAGCAAAGTGTGTAGATGAAAAAGAAAAACTCGAAGACCTGATTGAAAAACTCAAAGCGGAAGGGAAATCATTCGCTGAGGAAAACAATCGCTTGAAACAGGTAACGAAGATTGCTAACCTGCTGACGCCAATGACAAAGTTTGTGCTTGCCGAATCATCAAACAAGATTACCTACGACGCATTGCAAATCCACGGCGGAACGGGATACATGAAAGAATTTCGAGTTGAGCGGCTTGCACGGGATGCCCGTATCACGAACATCTACGAGGGAACCTCTCAGATGCAGATTGTTGCGGCAAGCGGCGGTGTCATCAACGATGTTATGGGTGAGTATTTCGATGAAAAAGAAAAGCGGGAATACAAAACAGGCTTGACAAAGCTTGCCAATCATTTAAAAGAAATCCGCCAACTCTTTCTTGATTGCTTGAAATATGTTCTTGATAAAAAAGAGACAAGTTTTCAGGATGTTGCGGCGAAAGATTTGGTTGAATTATACAGCTATTTATACATCGGCTATTTGTTGCTTGATGAAGCAGAGAAAGAGCCGAGAAAAGTATTTATTGCTAATCGTTATATTGTCACCGCTTTAGCGAATGCACGGAAGAATGTTGAAGCAATTAAGAACGAATTGTTCTCGGATTTGCTCCATGCAGAGAAGATACTTGTGTAGATTTACAATTAATGATTTAGGATTGAAGATTAAAGATACTTGATTCTTGAAACCGGAAAACTGTAACCACAAACTAAAAACAAGACTGTAAACAAGGAAATGAAAATGTTTTACTACAAATTATACGACGACGAAGAAAAAATCAATTACATTAAAACGACGTTCGAACAGAAACGAATCCGGCAGCTTTTGCAGGATTTTGAAAAAGTCCATCAGGAGTATCATAACTCCGAGTTCATTCATTTTCTCAAAGAGCATGATGCTCAGGCAGAGTTGATTGAAGTAACAACAATTACCTATTGATACGTGAGTTGTGAATGGTTAGTGGTGAGTTTCGTTAATCACCTTATACTAACTAATGACTATTGACCAATGACGAATGATAAAAAATAACTGACAACAACAAACCGACAACCATCAACTAAATAAAAAATGAAACGAATCTTCCCAAGTTCTTTTTACAACCTCATGACACTCATCGGCACTATGGTTGCCGGCGTGAGCGTTGGACTTATCATCTTCATGATTGTTCTTGAATCCGTAGCGGAAAATCCAAACCCGTATATGGGTATTTTTACGTTTGTTCTCCTGCCGTTCATTCTCATGATTGGTCTTGGAATGATTTTCTTCGGAATCTTCCGTGAACATCGGAGAGCACGCTTAGGAAAGCCGCATGGATTGCATTTACCGCAGATAGATTTGAACAACCCCCGACATCGAACAGCATTTACATGGGTTTCCATCG harbors:
- a CDS encoding universal stress protein, with translation MKFINKILVPTDFSDFSLAAMEYATSFSKIYDAKIYMIHVVENPSVLAFHSVDLHSETLLRDAEDEGEQELREFISDKLPNVKGIIPIVRRGNAAKEIVHYATDEEFDVIIMATHGRTGFAHILMGSIAESVVRYSSVPVLTVKPEEMQSGYVDEYDVEEQLHMNHYQ
- a CDS encoding cytochrome C554, whose amino-acid sequence is MKNLILTVVVLACVAMFVTPGIAADNKYVGVKQCSMCHKADKSGNQFGVWQKSKHAEAYKVLTSDAANEIAKKKGLKKPAAESPECLECHTVTADAKLLDKGFDAKEGVQCEKCHGAGSAYKAMATMKDHAKAVAAGMTDFKDDKAIEAFCKTCHNDKSPTFKEFKFAEMWAKIKHDVPKAK
- a CDS encoding cytochrome b/b6 domain-containing protein, with product MNMVDSGQVLYDMKIKNLVTLGWFLILLISTHHVLFSQTREDCLTCHSDQSLSKESEGKQVSLYVDENVLNHSPHKKLVCVACHTKFDPNNVPHKEKITEINCLTCHQSAPVKHPFHPQLAEAIKNKQTPNVGCKDCHGTHNVVSPNVPDSKFSKTKLTESCGECHSDVQEHFAESAHGKAAAAGVTGAPNCIRCHQNNIIGVNGERDSIEFKIAQEKLCLSCHLDDANVRSNTSPSAGFIAAYEQSVHGAALQRGNAKAATCIDCHGSHDMKVGLDPSATVNKMHLAETCSKCHGDVAKAFGESVHGMALLKGVEDAPACTNCHGEHNILKHTDPNSPVAIKNLSQQVCSPCHSSLKLSAKYGLSNDRFTTFSDSYHGLALQGGSVGVANCASCHGSHNIKPSSDSTSTIYKANLATTCGKCHPGANERFAVGSVHVTEAKADEPILYWIATGYLILIFTTIGGMFIHNGLDFVKKSKRKLMIRRGLIEEEHHGHALYLRMTENERLQHVALVMSFFLLVITGFMLRFPDAWWVQAIRSISDDVFAARSWIHRIAAVIMTVASLYHLYYISFTQRGRQLVKDLFPKLQDATEAIGIMKYNLGLSPTKPKLGRFSYIEKAEYWALIWGTIVMAVTGFIMWFDNTFIGIFTKLGYDISRTIHYYEAWLATLAIIVWHFYFVIFNPDTYPINLAFWKGTLTETEMLEEHPRELEEIKRKQMLDELVENEGNGKGEAGNSKTIKQKEEGTVHG
- a CDS encoding cytochrome b/b6 domain-containing protein, which encodes MANGNGKQFLRFIRLNRVLHIVMIVSFMSLALTGMTLKFSYTTWAVILAHLFGGFESAGYVHRLAAVFMFGIFVAHIVELFKMKKREDKTWRKLIFGPDSMMFNRNDLKEFIGSIKWFLGKGPRPKFGRWTYWEKFDYFAVFWGIFVIGSTGLTLWFPEIFTLVLPGYFLNIATIIHSDEALLAVGFIFTVHFFNTHLRPEKFPMDLVVFTGRMDLEEFKHDKPAEYEALVKSGELENYLVEPYQPIVIKAVRVFGYTALTVGFSIVIWIIYAMLFAYR
- a CDS encoding electron transfer flavoprotein subunit beta/FixA family protein, with product MYNSIVLVKQVPDTTNISGQVMKEDGTVNRAKLPAIFNFEDKVALEFALQIKDKFGGKVTAITMGPPRASDVLRECLYMGADEAYLITDRKFAGADTLATSYVLSEAIKKIGNYDFVFAGRQAIDGDTAQVGPQTAEKLNIPQITYAEEILDVKNRKARIRRKIEGGYEILECTLPVLVTVIKDAAEPRPFSAKRVMAYKGAKTLLELEKLAEGNSLLYSDQLVHEYKLRSLFLPTLTTDDLNVDVERCGVKGSPTKVYSIESVVLAGGDHVRIENTKIGMNMLIDKLMEDHIFG
- a CDS encoding electron transfer flavoprotein subunit alpha/FixB family protein; the protein is MKKNEVWVFIEQHNGKPADVSLELLSKGRKLADTMKGLLKSVVIGNDVKSIAIESFKFGVDDAMLIDHPELKHYRTMPYNRILNELVEQHQPRVVLFGATIIGRDLAPRVASHTRSGLTADCTELKISEVEYLGKKFNDLLLQIRPAFGGNIIATIITPDVHVQMATVREGVMEMHAVEKPKPVKITEIPYVPNEIDNLITLVEQHREESKVNLKAAPIIVAGGYGLGTKENFKHVVNLAHTIGGEVAGSRAAVDAGFIPHERQVGQTGVTVRPKLYFAIGISGAIQHRAGMSEAKKIVAINTDPDAPIFEVSHYGIVGDAMDVIPKFIEAYKSRLK
- a CDS encoding acyl-CoA dehydrogenase family protein yields the protein MPNFFTENPDIQFHFNKFELKEIVSLTEDNYEQSKQFNYAPINYEDAMENYRKVLEVVGDIAGNYIAPRAADVDNDGASFNDGKVAYATGTQKNLQELSQADLMGMILPRTYGGLNFPFSIYMMAVEMVSRADASLMNIFGLQDIGDTIRKFGNEDQRMEFLPRISSGEHTGAMALTEPDAGSDLQAVKLTAYQNEQGKWFLRGVKRFITNGNAQVLLVLARSEAGTKDGRGLSMFVCYGDETVVVRRIEHKLGIHGSPTCELQFNDTPAQLVGSRKFGLIKYVLDLMYRARMGVSSQALGISQAAYEEAVKYAKERKQFGKAIYNIPVISNMLIDMKVMLESNRSLLYSTAKCVDEKEKLEDLIEKLKAEGKSFAEENNRLKQVTKIANLLTPMTKFVLAESSNKITYDALQIHGGTGYMKEFRVERLARDARITNIYEGTSQMQIVAASGGVINDVMGEYFDEKEKREYKTGLTKLANHLKEIRQLFLDCLKYVLDKKETSFQDVAAKDLVELYSYLYIGYLLLDEAEKEPRKVFIANRYIVTALANARKNVEAIKNELFSDLLHAEKILV